A window of the Phytoactinopolyspora mesophila genome harbors these coding sequences:
- a CDS encoding GNAT family N-acetyltransferase, which yields MEPFELKSERVLLSMPVRADIDRITELCQDPAIQDGTTVPSPYTRADAETFVNTVVAGGWANATSLIWAIREPLTGRLDGTIGVTLTGDGLGEIGFWTDPKARGRGLTSHAVRLVAERVLNHHSLGLTHLVWWAYVGNWASRRVAWATGFRHEGLVRGGQPQRGKRRDAWVATLCAGDPMTPASRWLDAPVIRGERVTLRPLEDTDAGAVAEACSDPQTQYWLSGLPSPYTIDDAVNFIHSTREDAASGRIVHWAAVRPEGGPSIGTFGLRLFGHRNDQGSIGYHVHPSARGRGIASEATQMVIRHAFLPTEDGGLGLRRLIIEHAEGNEGSRKVIERAGFRYIGAQRADLMRSDGSTADHHRYDLLPTDLA from the coding sequence ATGGAACCATTCGAGCTCAAGAGCGAGCGCGTACTGCTGTCGATGCCGGTCCGGGCCGACATCGATCGCATCACCGAACTCTGCCAGGACCCGGCGATTCAGGACGGCACCACCGTGCCGTCCCCGTACACCAGGGCCGATGCTGAGACATTCGTCAATACCGTGGTGGCCGGCGGCTGGGCAAACGCGACCTCGCTCATTTGGGCCATCCGGGAGCCTCTCACGGGCCGGCTGGACGGAACCATAGGTGTCACCCTGACCGGCGACGGCCTTGGGGAGATCGGATTCTGGACCGATCCGAAAGCGCGCGGGCGCGGGCTCACCTCCCATGCCGTGCGGCTCGTCGCCGAGCGGGTCCTGAACCACCACTCCCTCGGCCTGACCCACCTCGTATGGTGGGCATACGTGGGGAACTGGGCTTCCCGGAGGGTGGCATGGGCCACCGGTTTCCGCCACGAAGGGCTCGTCCGGGGCGGGCAGCCCCAACGCGGCAAGCGGCGGGACGCCTGGGTGGCGACGCTGTGCGCCGGCGATCCGATGACGCCGGCCTCGCGCTGGCTCGATGCGCCGGTGATTCGCGGGGAGCGCGTGACATTGCGCCCGCTCGAGGACACCGACGCCGGCGCCGTGGCCGAGGCATGCAGCGACCCACAGACTCAGTACTGGCTGAGCGGCCTGCCGAGTCCCTACACCATCGACGACGCCGTGAATTTCATCCACAGCACCCGGGAGGACGCCGCTTCGGGCCGGATAGTGCATTGGGCCGCGGTCCGTCCCGAGGGCGGACCGTCCATCGGCACGTTCGGGTTGCGACTGTTCGGTCACCGCAACGATCAAGGCTCGATCGGCTACCACGTCCATCCGTCGGCGCGCGGCCGCGGTATCGCCTCAGAGGCGACCCAGATGGTGATCCGGCATGCGTTCCTCCCGACCGAGGACGGCGGCCTCGGCCTTCGGCGGCTCATCATCGAACACGCGGAGGGAAACGAGGGGTCCCGCAAGGTGATCGAGCGGGCCGGCTTCCGCTACATCGGCGCGCAACGAGCCGACCTGATGCGCAGCGACGGCAGCACAGCCGATCACCATCGCTACGATCTCCTCCCCACCGATCTCGCTTGA
- the secA gene encoding preprotein translocase subunit SecA → MPILLDRILRAGEGKALKRLEAIVKQVNSIEQDFVDLSDGELRGMTDEFRKRYDDGEKLDDLLPEAFATVREAAKRTLGQRHFDVQIMGGAALHLGNIAEMKTGEGKTLVATLPAYLNALSGDGVHIITVNDYLAGFHAEWMGRIHRFLGLEVGVILNGLTSAQRRAAYAADITYGTNNEFGFDYLRDNMAQRTEDMVQRGHNFAIVDEVDSILIDEARTPLIISGPADQPTKWYSEFAKFVQRLHRDSDYEVDEKKRTVGVLEPGIEKVEDWLGIDNLYESANTPLIQYLNNSIKAKELYRLDKEYVIVDGAILIVDEHTGRVLSGRRYNEGMHQAIEAKEGVEIKQEYQTLASVTLQNYFRLYEKLSGMTGTAMTEASEFDKIYNLGVIPIPPNRPLARIDNDDQIYRTESAKFDAVADDLAERHKKGQPVLVGTTSVEKSERLAQMLRKRGVPHEVLNAKQHDREAAIIAQAGRRGAVTVATNMAGRGTDIMLGGNHEFMAAAELKQRGLDPVENPEEYSAAEKAILEKYESQVAAERDEVRQLGGLYVLGTERHESRRIDNQLRGRSGRQGDPGESRFYLSLEDDLMRLFKSDWVEMIMRTLNQPDDAPIEHKRVSSAVKSAQSQREAQSFEMRKDVLKYDDVLNRQRQVIYEERRRVLGGEDLHEQVLGMIDDAVGGYVRAATSDGFPETWDLEQLWTALKTLYPISLDIDELIGEAGGRERLSSESLVEKVRADAQAAYKNREETLGAEVMRELERRVLLTVIDRKWREHLYEMDYLREGIGLRAFAQKQPLVEYQREGFDLFAAMMDGIKEESVGLLFNLEVQVKPKDGEQAADDSTPVVEAQGLTPARRPAQLQYTAPTVDGDAGVQRRTERTAPVASGPGGARGAHAATQEDGDGEFDGVSRNAPCPCGSGKKFKRCHGDPKQRAAMN, encoded by the coding sequence GTGCCCATTCTTCTCGACAGGATTCTTCGCGCCGGAGAAGGCAAGGCTCTCAAACGTCTCGAGGCGATAGTCAAGCAGGTCAACAGCATCGAACAAGACTTCGTCGACTTGTCCGACGGCGAGCTTCGCGGGATGACCGACGAGTTCCGCAAACGGTACGACGACGGCGAGAAGCTCGACGATCTCCTGCCCGAGGCATTCGCCACCGTGCGTGAAGCAGCGAAACGTACGCTCGGGCAGCGGCACTTCGACGTTCAGATCATGGGCGGAGCCGCGCTGCATCTCGGCAACATCGCTGAGATGAAGACCGGTGAGGGCAAGACCCTGGTGGCCACGTTGCCCGCTTACCTCAACGCGTTGTCCGGCGACGGCGTGCACATCATCACGGTCAACGATTACCTCGCGGGCTTCCACGCCGAGTGGATGGGGCGCATCCACCGTTTCCTCGGCCTCGAGGTCGGCGTGATTCTCAACGGCCTGACATCAGCCCAGCGCCGCGCCGCATACGCCGCGGACATCACCTACGGAACCAACAATGAGTTCGGCTTCGACTACCTCCGCGACAACATGGCGCAGCGCACGGAAGACATGGTCCAGCGCGGCCACAACTTCGCGATCGTCGACGAGGTGGACTCCATCCTCATCGACGAGGCCCGTACACCGCTGATCATCTCCGGACCAGCCGATCAGCCGACCAAGTGGTATAGCGAGTTCGCCAAGTTCGTCCAGCGGTTGCACCGCGACAGCGACTACGAGGTCGACGAGAAGAAGCGCACCGTGGGTGTGCTCGAACCGGGCATCGAGAAGGTCGAAGACTGGCTCGGCATCGACAACCTCTACGAGAGTGCGAACACCCCGCTTATCCAATACTTGAACAACTCGATCAAGGCCAAGGAGTTGTACCGGCTCGACAAGGAGTACGTCATCGTCGACGGGGCCATCCTGATCGTCGACGAACACACCGGCCGGGTCCTGTCCGGACGCCGTTACAACGAGGGCATGCACCAGGCGATCGAGGCCAAAGAAGGTGTGGAGATCAAGCAGGAGTACCAGACCCTGGCGTCGGTGACCCTGCAGAACTATTTCCGCCTCTACGAAAAGCTGTCCGGTATGACCGGAACCGCCATGACTGAGGCGAGCGAGTTCGACAAGATCTACAACCTCGGCGTGATCCCGATCCCACCGAACCGTCCGCTGGCCCGGATCGACAACGACGACCAGATCTACCGCACCGAGAGCGCGAAGTTCGATGCCGTGGCGGACGACCTCGCCGAACGGCACAAGAAGGGCCAGCCGGTGCTCGTCGGCACCACCAGTGTCGAGAAGTCGGAGCGGCTGGCGCAGATGCTGCGCAAGCGTGGCGTCCCGCATGAGGTACTCAACGCCAAGCAGCACGACCGTGAGGCCGCGATCATCGCCCAGGCGGGTCGCCGGGGTGCGGTGACGGTGGCCACCAACATGGCCGGTCGTGGTACCGACATCATGCTTGGCGGAAACCACGAGTTCATGGCCGCCGCCGAGCTCAAACAGCGTGGCCTGGACCCCGTGGAGAACCCCGAAGAGTACAGCGCCGCTGAGAAGGCGATTCTCGAGAAGTACGAGTCGCAGGTCGCGGCGGAACGCGACGAGGTCCGGCAATTGGGCGGACTCTACGTGCTCGGCACCGAGCGGCACGAGTCCCGGCGGATCGACAACCAGCTGCGCGGCCGGTCCGGCCGGCAGGGCGATCCTGGTGAGTCGCGGTTCTACCTCTCGCTGGAAGACGACCTCATGCGGCTGTTCAAGTCCGACTGGGTCGAGATGATCATGCGTACGCTCAACCAGCCGGACGACGCGCCCATCGAACACAAGCGTGTGAGCAGTGCGGTCAAGAGTGCTCAGTCTCAGCGCGAGGCCCAGAGCTTCGAGATGCGTAAGGACGTCCTGAAATACGACGACGTTCTGAACCGCCAGCGCCAGGTCATCTACGAAGAGCGTCGCCGTGTCCTGGGCGGCGAAGACCTCCATGAGCAGGTTCTGGGCATGATCGACGACGCGGTCGGCGGGTATGTCCGCGCCGCCACCAGCGACGGATTCCCGGAAACATGGGATCTCGAGCAACTCTGGACGGCGTTGAAGACCCTCTATCCCATCTCGCTCGACATCGACGAGCTGATCGGCGAAGCCGGTGGCCGCGAACGGCTCTCGTCGGAGTCACTGGTCGAGAAGGTCCGGGCCGACGCCCAGGCCGCCTACAAGAACCGTGAGGAGACACTCGGCGCTGAGGTCATGCGCGAGCTCGAGCGCCGGGTGCTGCTGACGGTTATCGACCGCAAATGGCGTGAACACCTTTACGAGATGGATTACCTCCGGGAGGGCATCGGGCTGCGGGCGTTTGCTCAGAAGCAGCCGCTCGTGGAGTACCAGCGCGAGGGCTTCGATTTGTTCGCCGCCATGATGGACGGCATCAAAGAGGAATCGGTTGGGCTGCTGTTCAACCTCGAAGTCCAGGTCAAGCCGAAAGACGGCGAGCAGGCAGCTGACGATTCCACCCCCGTCGTCGAAGCCCAAGGGCTCACCCCGGCCCGCCGTCCGGCACAGTTGCAATACACCGCGCCCACCGTGGACGGCGACGCGGGTGTTCAGCGCCGAACCGAGCGCACCGCGCCGGTGGCCTCAGGACCCGGGGGAGCACGGGGGGCGCACGCGGCGACACAGGAAGACGGCGACGGTGAGTTTGACGGTGTGTCCCGCAACGCACCTTGTCCGTGTGGTTCCGGCAAGAAGTTCAAGCGTTGCCACGGTGATCCGAAGCAGCGCGCCGCGATGAACTGA
- a CDS encoding SGNH/GDSL hydrolase family protein, with amino-acid sequence MVDRPLVSRSRVRRPVFVVALAIVTGLALLVPAGAAAALAAKPGDGFEKSLIRVVRNDQFIDTAPAGVVSLGDSYSSGLGAGSYDDDCDRTPQAWGMLIFADEVSREDRLLLACSGAVVDDVYDQLDDLAEAGPSGGRLITLTVGGNDIGFAGELASCFVPFVGCAGRETTLMNRIDALVDPLTELYVDVQAANPGDVLIVGGYPLLVPDPEVRSSCRALTPLLSTAEREMIRRLGVALNQAIEEAASAAGVRSAGAQLEAVFDGHEACANGPDDWLNGLKLGSGSQEPDPDAPETRWDAFASFVRESFHPNVAGQAGYADAFTTVWGTH; translated from the coding sequence ATGGTAGATCGTCCCCTCGTCAGTAGAAGTCGCGTCCGCCGCCCCGTGTTCGTCGTTGCCCTCGCGATCGTCACGGGCTTGGCACTGCTGGTACCGGCCGGTGCGGCCGCCGCGCTGGCCGCCAAGCCGGGGGACGGGTTCGAGAAGTCGCTGATCCGCGTTGTCCGGAACGATCAGTTCATCGATACCGCGCCGGCCGGCGTCGTCTCGCTCGGGGATTCGTACTCGTCGGGGTTGGGTGCGGGGAGCTACGACGACGATTGCGATCGCACGCCGCAGGCGTGGGGCATGCTCATCTTCGCCGACGAGGTGTCGCGTGAAGACCGGTTGTTACTCGCATGCTCGGGCGCCGTCGTCGACGACGTTTACGACCAGCTCGACGATCTGGCGGAGGCCGGCCCCTCTGGCGGCAGGCTGATCACGCTGACCGTAGGAGGTAACGACATCGGCTTCGCCGGCGAGCTGGCGAGTTGCTTCGTTCCTTTTGTCGGTTGTGCGGGCCGTGAGACGACGTTGATGAACCGCATCGACGCACTTGTCGACCCTCTGACCGAGCTGTATGTCGATGTTCAGGCGGCCAACCCGGGCGACGTGCTGATCGTGGGCGGTTACCCGTTGCTGGTGCCTGATCCTGAAGTCCGCAGCAGCTGCCGGGCGCTCACTCCGTTGCTGAGCACCGCGGAGCGGGAGATGATCCGGCGCCTCGGCGTCGCACTCAACCAAGCGATCGAGGAAGCCGCGTCGGCGGCCGGTGTGCGCTCGGCGGGCGCGCAGCTCGAGGCGGTATTCGACGGGCACGAGGCGTGCGCCAACGGCCCGGATGACTGGCTCAACGGCCTCAAGCTGGGAAGCGGGTCACAGGAGCCAGACCCAGACGCACCGGAGACCCGCTGGGACGCGTTCGCCTCTTTCGTGCGTGAGTCGTTCCACCCGAACGTGGCTGGCCAAGCCGGCTACGCCGATGCGTTCACTACGGTGTGGGGCACCCACTAG
- a CDS encoding Rv3235 family protein codes for MRTSTRPAGVRRLPLPVTEPPYDDETAELRPPLARTRRATDGVPVQGTLALSARTRAANKRARRPAGAIPPPIAAAAGPPEPRRWCAMIVQALIETLYGRRPVQQLSRWTNDAVYQGLEHRIAARPRAVSTATPTVRALRVCEVNPAVVEACAVLQIGSRVRALALRLEATGDQWQCTTLQFV; via the coding sequence TTGCGCACATCCACGAGGCCCGCCGGCGTCCGGCGGCTGCCGCTTCCGGTCACCGAACCGCCCTACGATGACGAGACCGCCGAGTTGCGACCTCCCCTGGCGCGGACCCGCCGCGCGACGGACGGCGTTCCGGTCCAAGGCACCCTCGCCCTGTCGGCCCGCACCCGGGCCGCGAACAAGCGTGCTCGCCGGCCGGCTGGCGCCATCCCGCCACCGATCGCGGCCGCGGCGGGCCCACCAGAGCCACGCCGCTGGTGCGCGATGATCGTGCAGGCCTTGATTGAGACGTTGTACGGGCGTCGCCCGGTTCAGCAGCTGTCACGGTGGACCAACGACGCCGTCTACCAGGGCCTGGAACACCGGATCGCCGCCCGGCCGCGAGCCGTCTCGACGGCGACACCTACCGTGCGCGCGCTGCGCGTCTGTGAGGTCAACCCGGCCGTGGTCGAGGCATGCGCCGTCCTTCAGATCGGAAGCAGGGTGCGGGCACTGGCTCTACGCCTGGAAGCCACCGGGGACCAGTGGCAATGCACAACGCTCCAGTTTGTCTGA
- a CDS encoding LysM peptidoglycan-binding domain-containing protein, with amino-acid sequence MTMRFLVVSAGYVLTLSALWWGTTGPAKAMAEGSATFDDIIALGAALAAWALSGWILLTMILSAVAAVPGQLGRASNWCADRVVPPSARRLAHVALGLAAVAAPLGAAVPAAAMTSPTQFAATAESPPARCASDGFRTGPIPGIGRPPVTPPSHRQAPSAEPESEPAAEPPATTGLHDPVVVEPGATLWSIAADHLGPDATPAEIAREWPRWFIANHEQIGTDPDVIQPGLRLSPPES; translated from the coding sequence TTGACCATGAGATTCCTCGTGGTCTCCGCGGGATACGTCCTGACGCTGAGCGCCCTGTGGTGGGGGACAACCGGTCCGGCGAAGGCCATGGCCGAGGGCAGCGCCACATTCGACGACATCATCGCGCTGGGCGCGGCCTTGGCCGCATGGGCACTGAGCGGATGGATCTTGCTCACCATGATCCTCAGCGCGGTGGCGGCCGTCCCTGGCCAGCTGGGCCGCGCGTCGAACTGGTGTGCCGACCGGGTTGTCCCACCCTCCGCCCGGCGCCTGGCGCATGTGGCACTCGGACTGGCCGCGGTGGCTGCTCCGCTCGGCGCAGCCGTGCCCGCGGCCGCGATGACCTCGCCCACTCAGTTCGCAGCCACCGCGGAATCGCCCCCTGCCAGGTGCGCTTCTGACGGATTCCGCACGGGGCCCATTCCAGGCATCGGCCGGCCACCGGTCACCCCACCGTCCCACCGGCAAGCACCCAGTGCCGAGCCGGAATCCGAGCCCGCAGCCGAACCGCCCGCCACCACCGGGCTCCACGACCCCGTCGTCGTCGAGCCCGGGGCCACTCTCTGGAGTATCGCGGCGGATCATCTGGGACCGGACGCCACACCAGCCGAAATCGCCCGCGAGTGGCCACGGTGGTTCATCGCCAATCACGAACAAATCGGCACCGACCCCGACGTTATCCAGCCCGGCCTACGGCTTTCCCCACCAGAGTCCTGA
- a CDS encoding SAF domain-containing protein has protein sequence MVINNTTETPQRRQAELSAPPAARLRRARWHSPQIIVGALLVLVPVVIGARVVAAANDTQPVLVAAENLSSGQPLAADMLEIRHVALDNDTGLYFTEALGEGHVVLRDVREGELLPRSVVVEAEEVVSGAQAMRYLTLSVPAAEAPAGLSVGDAVDVWLASPGDSASEAEKLAPGLTVAHADDGGALGLSGSHATVTLVVQADDPDDLEDLVGQLIAASRDGSVYLSKLPGRR, from the coding sequence ATGGTGATCAACAACACCACGGAAACGCCGCAGAGGCGGCAGGCCGAGCTGTCCGCGCCACCTGCCGCGCGGCTTCGCCGGGCCCGGTGGCACAGCCCGCAGATCATCGTCGGCGCCTTGCTGGTGCTGGTGCCGGTAGTGATCGGCGCCCGCGTCGTGGCGGCGGCCAACGACACCCAACCGGTGCTGGTCGCGGCGGAGAACCTGAGCTCGGGACAGCCGCTTGCCGCCGACATGCTCGAGATCCGCCACGTGGCACTGGACAACGACACGGGCTTGTACTTCACGGAGGCGCTCGGGGAAGGGCACGTCGTCCTCCGTGACGTGCGCGAAGGTGAGCTATTGCCGAGGTCGGTGGTTGTGGAGGCTGAGGAGGTCGTCTCGGGCGCGCAAGCGATGCGCTACCTCACTCTGTCCGTGCCCGCTGCCGAGGCGCCCGCGGGGCTGAGCGTGGGCGATGCCGTCGACGTCTGGCTCGCCAGCCCCGGTGACAGTGCGAGTGAGGCAGAAAAGCTGGCCCCCGGACTCACCGTCGCCCATGCCGACGACGGAGGCGCCCTTGGCCTGAGCGGAAGTCACGCCACCGTCACCCTGGTCGTCCAGGCGGACGATCCCGATGACCTCGAAGACCTGGTCGGTCAGCTGATCGCTGCCAGCCGGGATGGAAGTGTCTACTTGTCCAAGCTCCCGGGGCGCCGATGA
- a CDS encoding AAA family ATPase: MSQLQVLIAVSGAGWDSSLVKTLEIAPGRIGVARRCVDLADLMAVAGAGLGQVALVSADLRRLDREAISSLRLNRLAVVGVLPSGESTADAARLAQLGVRHRVRVDADPGQLAEVILTAATESQADLGGAEKAAIANGPAGIEDAIRSGGAVRPADEDASAVDFVEGSGQRGRLLAVWGTCGAPGRTTLAVNLAMEFSLLGRATMLADADTYGASVAQVLGLLDEAPGLAGAARLANNGQLDAISLARYARRITPKLHVLTGVVRSSRWTELRPSALEMVWEQTRSVAAMTVVDCGFCLEDDESISFDSAAPRRNGATLSTLQAADVVVAVGSGDPVGLGRLVRGLSDLAEVAPEATVHVVVNRVRRSVAGADPEQQISAALNRYAGVKPFAFVPDAPQVLDAGLLSGLSLAEAAPRTPVRQAVAELSRRLLTADAATGRLGPARMRS; encoded by the coding sequence ATGAGTCAGCTCCAAGTGCTCATCGCTGTGAGCGGTGCCGGGTGGGACTCGAGCCTGGTGAAGACGCTCGAGATCGCTCCTGGGCGGATCGGCGTGGCGCGGCGCTGCGTGGACCTGGCCGATCTGATGGCGGTGGCCGGTGCCGGCCTCGGCCAGGTGGCGCTCGTATCGGCCGATTTGCGGAGACTCGACCGAGAAGCGATCAGTAGCCTGCGCCTCAACCGGTTGGCCGTGGTCGGTGTGCTCCCGTCGGGTGAGTCCACAGCTGACGCGGCGCGCTTGGCGCAACTCGGCGTGCGGCACCGGGTACGTGTTGATGCTGACCCCGGGCAGCTCGCCGAGGTGATACTCACGGCCGCCACCGAGTCGCAAGCCGATCTCGGCGGGGCCGAGAAGGCGGCCATCGCCAACGGCCCAGCCGGGATCGAGGACGCCATCCGTTCCGGCGGCGCCGTGCGCCCGGCCGACGAGGACGCGAGCGCCGTCGACTTCGTCGAAGGCAGCGGCCAGCGGGGCCGGTTGCTCGCGGTGTGGGGCACTTGCGGTGCGCCTGGGCGGACCACCCTCGCGGTGAACCTGGCCATGGAGTTCTCGTTGCTTGGGCGGGCGACCATGCTGGCCGATGCCGACACCTATGGTGCCTCCGTCGCTCAAGTGCTCGGGTTGCTCGACGAGGCGCCCGGCCTGGCCGGAGCGGCGCGGCTGGCCAACAACGGTCAGCTCGACGCCATCTCGCTGGCGCGGTACGCCCGCAGGATCACTCCGAAGCTACATGTGCTGACCGGCGTCGTCCGGTCCTCACGCTGGACAGAGCTGCGGCCGTCGGCGCTGGAGATGGTGTGGGAGCAGACTCGTTCGGTCGCGGCGATGACTGTCGTGGATTGTGGATTCTGCCTGGAGGACGACGAGTCCATCAGTTTCGACTCGGCGGCGCCGCGGCGCAATGGGGCCACGCTCAGCACACTGCAGGCTGCCGATGTGGTGGTGGCCGTGGGATCGGGGGATCCCGTCGGGCTCGGCCGGCTCGTGCGGGGTTTGTCCGACCTGGCTGAGGTTGCACCGGAGGCAACTGTGCACGTCGTCGTCAACCGGGTGCGGCGCTCCGTCGCCGGAGCGGACCCGGAACAGCAGATCAGTGCCGCCCTGAACCGCTACGCGGGAGTCAAGCCGTTCGCTTTCGTGCCGGACGCGCCGCAAGTGCTGGACGCCGGCTTGCTGAGTGGCCTCTCGCTTGCCGAGGCGGCTCCGCGCACCCCGGTACGGCAGGCCGTCGCGGAGCTGTCCCGGCGGCTGCTGACCGCGGATGCGGCCACCGGCCGGCTAGGCCCGGCTCGGATGCGGTCCTGA
- a CDS encoding patatin-like phospholipase family protein, translating into MQRPHHRGEPRRGLVLGGGGPLGAAWSVGALTAIEGATGIDLRTVDHLVGTSAGAVSAALLGAGVSVDQLRRHQFGESVDGPLESSDWDYDIATGGRRPQRPRLGIGSPRLVTRNIRRLRKMPPAVLLSALLPEGRGALNAVGELVAAVNPEGGWSPHTGVWVVAMDYESGRRVAFGRPDAPPAELPDAVMASCAIPGWFAPVTINGRRYIDGGACSVTSVDLLAGLGLDEVYVVAPGVSFETDQPRGLMPRMERAWRSRVTRRCAHEVAKLRAGGTRVVVLGPGAEDLAEIGGNVMDTGRRLRVLETSIRTSAAALSTRAKAA; encoded by the coding sequence ATGCAACGTCCGCATCATCGCGGTGAGCCCCGGCGGGGTCTGGTCCTGGGCGGGGGTGGCCCGCTCGGCGCGGCATGGTCGGTTGGTGCGCTCACGGCCATCGAGGGCGCCACCGGAATCGATCTTCGTACGGTGGATCACCTGGTCGGAACGTCGGCTGGTGCGGTGAGCGCGGCTCTGCTCGGAGCCGGGGTCAGCGTGGATCAGCTACGACGGCACCAGTTCGGCGAGTCCGTCGACGGTCCGCTCGAGAGCTCTGACTGGGATTACGACATCGCCACCGGAGGGCGCCGCCCCCAGCGGCCCAGATTGGGCATCGGTTCTCCGCGGCTGGTGACGCGGAACATCAGGCGGCTGCGGAAGATGCCGCCGGCGGTTCTCTTGTCCGCCCTCTTGCCTGAAGGCAGGGGGGCTTTGAACGCCGTCGGTGAGCTGGTCGCCGCCGTGAACCCGGAGGGCGGATGGTCCCCGCACACCGGTGTATGGGTGGTCGCCATGGACTATGAGTCCGGCCGCCGGGTGGCGTTCGGCCGGCCGGATGCACCGCCCGCCGAACTTCCCGACGCTGTCATGGCCTCCTGCGCCATACCTGGCTGGTTCGCTCCGGTCACCATCAACGGGCGGCGCTACATCGACGGCGGCGCCTGCTCCGTGACCTCGGTCGACTTGCTGGCCGGGCTAGGCTTGGACGAGGTCTACGTGGTGGCCCCAGGGGTGTCGTTCGAAACCGATCAGCCGCGTGGGCTGATGCCGCGGATGGAACGCGCGTGGCGCTCCAGAGTCACCCGTCGATGCGCGCATGAGGTGGCGAAACTTCGAGCTGGCGGAACTCGTGTCGTCGTGCTGGGGCCGGGTGCCGAAGACCTGGCCGAGATCGGTGGCAACGTCATGGACACAGGGCGCCGGTTGCGGGTTCTCGAGACGTCCATTCGCACGTCGGCAGCGGCATTGAGCACGCGAGCGAAAGCTGCCTAG